One part of the Acetoanaerobium sticklandii genome encodes these proteins:
- a CDS encoding WecB/TagA/CpsF family glycosyltransferase, producing MQRMTILGVSIDRVDMKEAVSRVAEALMLNKKFFIVTPNSEIVVNANKDKTLFEIIKSADMVVPDGIGLVLASKIMKTPLKERVTGIDLMDNLLKFSSENGYSVYLIGGKEGIAQDAAENIKIKYPNITIAGTHHGYFKGKHTGNVDHPDEKEVINHINNANPDLVFVALGAPKQEKFISYNLNKLNAKVFMGVGGSLDVYAGTVKRAPEIYQKLGLEWAYRAIKEPWRIKRLGAIPVFALKVLIKKDKPM from the coding sequence ATGCAAAGAATGACGATTTTGGGAGTTTCTATTGATAGGGTAGATATGAAAGAAGCTGTTTCAAGAGTAGCAGAAGCATTAATGCTTAATAAAAAATTTTTTATAGTAACCCCTAACAGTGAAATAGTAGTCAACGCAAATAAAGACAAGACTTTATTTGAAATAATTAAATCTGCTGATATGGTGGTTCCAGATGGAATCGGGCTAGTGCTTGCATCCAAGATAATGAAAACACCACTTAAAGAGCGTGTTACAGGGATTGATTTAATGGATAATCTCTTGAAGTTTTCAAGTGAAAATGGCTACAGCGTTTATCTTATTGGCGGAAAAGAAGGCATAGCTCAGGACGCAGCAGAAAATATAAAAATCAAGTATCCTAATATAACAATTGCTGGGACGCATCATGGTTATTTCAAAGGAAAGCATACTGGAAATGTAGATCATCCTGATGAAAAAGAAGTTATAAATCATATTAATAACGCAAATCCTGATTTAGTTTTTGTAGCTTTGGGAGCTCCTAAGCAAGAAAAATTCATTTCCTATAACCTAAATAAGTTAAATGCTAAAGTATTTATGGGAGTAGGAGGAAGCTTAGATGTATATGCTGGTACAGTGAAAAGAGCACCAGAAATATATCAAAAGCTTGGTCTAGAGTGGGCATATAGAGCAATAAAAGAGCCGTGGAGAATTAAGAGACTCGGAGCTATACCTGTATTTGCACTGAAGGTGCTTATAAAAAAAGATAAGCCTATGTAA
- the csaB gene encoding polysaccharide pyruvyl transferase CsaB — protein MHKILISGYYGFNNVGDEAILKGLIEGIKRVEGPIDIVVLSQHPEFTSKKHEVRSIKRTNLLHIFKEMKNMDLLVSGGGSLFQDVTSKRSIAYYIGIIWFAKRLFKKKVMIYSQGIGPVNKKYNRWLLGKILNSIDFINVRDEKSKLELESLGVTKEILVTTDTVFGISKPPLEMGKAVLEKKSKIKGKPYIGISVRHWKTGNNIAEEMAKLCTDIVQDMDCVPVLIPFHFYKDLKLMESIHKNLDKDIKDKVVIIDEYLYVEDYLSLIGNMDIMVAMRLHGLIFSVLMGVYPVGISYDPKIQSFLHMMDREDAMEVENLNATLLYKELKDAFINKEENTIKLKEYQNKFIELADTHNHKVYDLLSQ, from the coding sequence ATGCATAAGATACTCATATCAGGTTATTATGGATTTAATAATGTAGGCGACGAAGCTATATTAAAAGGTTTGATTGAGGGAATAAAAAGGGTTGAAGGGCCGATAGATATCGTAGTTTTATCTCAACATCCGGAGTTTACTAGTAAAAAACACGAGGTAAGATCTATCAAAAGAACTAATTTGCTGCATATTTTTAAAGAAATGAAGAACATGGATCTCCTTGTAAGTGGAGGAGGGTCACTGTTTCAAGATGTAACGTCAAAGAGGTCTATTGCTTACTATATAGGTATAATATGGTTTGCGAAAAGACTATTCAAGAAAAAAGTGATGATATACTCTCAAGGGATAGGTCCAGTTAACAAGAAGTATAACAGATGGTTGCTTGGGAAAATATTGAATTCCATAGATTTCATAAATGTACGAGATGAAAAATCTAAGCTTGAACTAGAGAGCCTCGGTGTGACAAAAGAAATTTTAGTTACTACAGATACTGTTTTTGGAATATCTAAACCACCATTAGAAATGGGAAAAGCTGTACTTGAGAAAAAAAGTAAGATAAAGGGAAAGCCATATATAGGAATATCGGTAAGACACTGGAAGACAGGGAATAATATAGCTGAAGAAATGGCAAAATTATGTACTGATATAGTTCAGGATATGGACTGCGTACCTGTGCTTATTCCTTTTCATTTTTACAAAGACTTAAAGCTTATGGAAAGCATCCATAAAAATCTCGATAAAGATATTAAGGACAAGGTAGTTATAATAGATGAATATCTTTATGTTGAAGATTATTTGTCCCTTATTGGAAATATGGATATCATGGTCGCTATGAGACTCCATGGCTTGATTTTTTCTGTTCTTATGGGTGTTTATCCAGTTGGAATATCATATGACCCTAAGATTCAAAGCTTTCTTCATATGATGGATAGAGAAGATGCAATGGAAGTAGAAAATTTAAATGCGACGCTACTTTATAAAGAATTAAAGGATGCTTTTATAAACAAAGAAGAAAATACTATAAAGCTCAAGGAATATCAGAATAAATTTATTGAGCTTGCAGATACACACAATCACAAAGTATATGATTTACTATCGCAGTAA
- a CDS encoding DUF5693 family protein, whose translation MRVERILAIFLALGLIVSSFILFDRMKVENGYKTYELTLDYNEMLRYSSEAEQDMEKSLKDFKEAGVASVNIGEATINSLKMNEDFKIRTSFEGYDLVIAGENEGLKFIEAGLKQVLKESRKMTYRDDNTLVIEGKPKDMAFDSTVVRDFVGNKIGASTIGQASKLEYTGLGFLEDEIKLAKASGLNVLLRPVYIADTQDAKKSIDRFIDSIDKNNLKQTYVIFAGEQVIGSDEELDYLAKTLYDRNISVGMIEASVQREHLETIGLQPLVEKMDYKAIRAFTTWQFIQKRFDYGIPMHHNGEEIVNTFYRAITERNIRIIYFKPFIMPNSKAVTDMKIYKDRLDDLQERLSKTHDIKPGEVQPMQPLRARRSMQMIAAIGTLAAAFIMLENIIKLKRKHLLLGFMVSAILTGGIYAANIKLDLVNKLFGLLATIVFPSLAIICVLAIIKDILAKDQKVKTFQAYARGLIVLVLAIAISLIGAIYEVAFFAQSKYLLELDIFKGVKLSQVAPLAIALVAYMAYFGYSRKDKDNYLRVNEIKEFLLGNIKIWQALIVGVLLGAVALLLLRSGHESNVEPSSIELLVRNMLELFLPARPRNKAFLLGYPALILFVFLAFRKRFIWSFPAFALVAAIGQSNILNTFSHIRTPIYISYLRVSYELAIAVITGAIFVLCADLFIKFLEKVKKNA comes from the coding sequence ATGAGGGTAGAAAGAATACTTGCGATATTTCTTGCACTTGGACTTATCGTATCATCATTCATACTATTTGATAGGATGAAAGTTGAAAATGGCTATAAAACCTATGAATTAACTTTAGATTACAATGAAATGCTTAGATATTCAAGTGAAGCTGAACAAGATATGGAAAAATCCCTTAAAGACTTTAAAGAAGCAGGAGTAGCTTCTGTAAACATAGGAGAAGCTACTATTAACTCTCTTAAAATGAATGAAGATTTTAAAATTAGAACTAGCTTTGAAGGCTACGATTTAGTTATAGCTGGAGAAAATGAAGGGCTGAAGTTCATTGAAGCTGGTCTAAAGCAGGTACTTAAAGAATCCAGAAAAATGACATATAGAGATGATAATACCTTGGTAATTGAAGGAAAGCCAAAAGATATGGCTTTTGATTCAACAGTTGTAAGAGATTTTGTGGGCAATAAAATCGGAGCTAGTACAATCGGTCAAGCCTCTAAGCTAGAGTACACCGGTCTAGGCTTCTTAGAAGATGAAATTAAGCTAGCAAAAGCTTCAGGATTAAATGTGCTTTTAAGACCAGTATATATTGCAGATACACAAGATGCTAAAAAATCCATAGATAGGTTTATAGATTCTATAGATAAAAACAACCTAAAGCAAACATATGTAATTTTTGCTGGAGAGCAAGTAATCGGAAGCGACGAAGAGCTAGATTATCTTGCTAAAACTCTGTACGACAGAAACATTTCAGTTGGTATGATTGAGGCTTCAGTTCAAAGAGAGCATCTAGAAACTATAGGGCTTCAGCCGTTGGTTGAAAAAATGGATTATAAAGCTATAAGAGCTTTTACTACATGGCAATTCATACAAAAAAGATTTGATTATGGAATACCTATGCACCACAACGGAGAAGAGATAGTAAATACTTTTTATAGAGCAATTACAGAGAGAAATATAAGAATTATATATTTTAAACCATTTATTATGCCAAATAGCAAGGCTGTAACTGATATGAAAATATATAAGGATAGACTTGATGATTTGCAGGAACGCCTTTCGAAAACTCACGATATAAAACCAGGTGAAGTACAGCCTATGCAGCCGCTAAGAGCAAGAAGAAGCATGCAGATGATTGCGGCGATTGGAACTTTAGCTGCGGCATTTATCATGCTTGAAAATATAATTAAATTAAAAAGAAAGCATTTACTTTTAGGGTTTATGGTATCAGCTATTTTAACTGGAGGAATATATGCGGCAAACATTAAGCTGGATTTAGTTAATAAGCTGTTTGGGCTGCTTGCAACTATTGTATTCCCATCGCTAGCTATAATTTGCGTTCTCGCTATAATAAAAGATATTCTGGCAAAAGATCAAAAGGTTAAAACCTTCCAAGCCTATGCAAGAGGACTTATAGTGCTTGTACTTGCAATAGCGATATCTTTAATAGGAGCAATATATGAGGTAGCCTTCTTTGCTCAGAGCAAGTATCTTTTAGAGCTAGATATTTTCAAAGGGGTAAAGCTTTCACAGGTAGCTCCTCTAGCAATAGCACTTGTAGCTTACATGGCTTATTTTGGCTACAGTAGAAAAGATAAAGACAATTACCTACGAGTAAATGAAATAAAAGAATTTTTGCTAGGAAATATTAAAATTTGGCAAGCGCTGATAGTAGGGGTACTACTTGGAGCAGTAGCTCTTTTACTGCTTAGAAGTGGACATGAATCAAATGTTGAGCCTTCATCTATAGAATTACTCGTAAGAAACATGCTGGAGTTATTCTTGCCAGCTAGACCGAGAAACAAAGCCTTCTTATTAGGCTATCCAGCGCTTATTTTATTTGTATTTTTAGCCTTTAGAAAAAGATTTATTTGGAGCTTTCCTGCATTTGCCCTTGTTGCAGCCATTGGGCAGAGCAATATTTTAAATACCTTTTCCCATATTAGAACTCCTATTTATATCTCATATCTAAGAGTCAGCTATGAGCTTGCTATTGCAGTTATAACAGGAGCTATATTTGTACTTTGTGCAGATTTATTTATAAAATTCCTGGAAAAGGTCAAGAAAAATGCATAA
- a CDS encoding LTA synthase family protein: protein MKPKYIKGAGYIGLLLCSLFSVMLVVLLELSNRASFREIMSFMASEPRIVALNIIIAVSLTGFIYILFRKVWLSSFLALLLSTLMGFVNMSKFKYQGVPFLPWDIFLIQDAARVMPAMKNEFLDSKSIAFLGLAASLLLIVVAFYFFWDKKVNLKYNSNKLLGVVSSIVVITMFSSVLIGFSSENKYRADFFRTNAITNYFWDQNQNYTYNGFLLGFTINISNIIIKKPDGYSKTKIAEIDKELLAYEKQGEVSPDIVVIMSESFADVTKIEGLEFSSDPMPRFREIGAKGITGEVYVPVLGGKTANTEFEFLTGYSVKHLPEGSVPYQQHIKNDINSLARYMKEDNYLATAIHNNIPEFWNRKKVYEYMGFDRFISVDEFENPFYFGSWISDADMMSKIKHTLEENEDKNQMIFAVTVQNHAPYYVPGGVEEIKVEGDLSAEDKDMLSRYATGVKISDNDLYELYKYIEKRDKPTILCYFGDHLPGGFSMYRTYPYYTNMKAGTSRKDMFATPYIIWSNYKENPKTMNLGINALSGVLLDYAEATVPKFYGYMAAQYQDQSISEQTYFDIKSTYEDIQKFRMNEYQIMYDDLFGKKYQNEN, encoded by the coding sequence TTGAAACCTAAATATATAAAGGGAGCAGGTTACATAGGTCTGCTCCTTTGTTCGTTGTTTTCTGTTATGCTAGTTGTGCTTTTAGAGCTGTCAAACAGAGCTTCTTTTAGAGAAATTATGAGCTTTATGGCAAGTGAGCCCAGAATAGTAGCACTTAATATAATTATAGCTGTGTCTCTTACTGGATTTATTTATATTCTATTTAGGAAGGTTTGGCTTTCTAGCTTTTTAGCACTGCTTTTATCGACTCTAATGGGCTTTGTGAATATGTCAAAATTTAAATACCAAGGCGTTCCTTTTCTTCCTTGGGATATTTTTCTTATTCAAGATGCGGCTAGAGTAATGCCAGCGATGAAAAATGAATTTTTAGATTCAAAAAGTATTGCATTTCTAGGACTAGCTGCTAGTTTACTATTAATAGTCGTTGCATTTTATTTTTTCTGGGATAAAAAAGTAAACTTGAAATACAATAGCAATAAGCTTTTGGGTGTAGTTAGCTCTATAGTAGTCATAACTATGTTTTCAAGTGTACTTATAGGTTTCTCCTCGGAAAATAAATATAGAGCAGATTTTTTTAGAACAAACGCGATTACTAATTATTTTTGGGACCAGAATCAGAACTATACATACAATGGCTTTTTGCTTGGATTTACTATAAATATCAGCAATATTATTATTAAAAAACCGGATGGATATAGTAAAACTAAAATTGCAGAAATCGACAAGGAGCTACTAGCATATGAAAAGCAAGGTGAGGTTTCGCCTGATATAGTAGTTATCATGTCGGAATCCTTTGCAGACGTAACGAAAATAGAAGGGCTAGAGTTTTCAAGTGACCCAATGCCAAGGTTTAGAGAAATAGGAGCAAAAGGGATAACTGGTGAAGTATACGTTCCTGTTCTAGGAGGGAAAACTGCAAATACTGAATTTGAATTTTTAACTGGTTATAGTGTAAAGCACCTTCCAGAAGGCTCTGTACCTTACCAGCAGCATATTAAAAACGATATAAACTCATTAGCTAGATATATGAAGGAAGATAATTATTTAGCCACAGCCATACATAACAATATTCCAGAGTTTTGGAATAGAAAAAAGGTTTATGAGTATATGGGCTTTGATAGATTTATTTCTGTAGACGAATTTGAAAATCCATTTTATTTTGGAAGCTGGATTAGTGATGCAGATATGATGAGCAAGATAAAACATACACTTGAGGAAAACGAAGACAAAAATCAGATGATTTTTGCTGTTACCGTCCAAAATCATGCTCCTTATTATGTTCCTGGAGGAGTTGAGGAGATTAAAGTGGAAGGCGATTTGTCCGCTGAAGATAAGGATATGCTATCGAGATATGCTACAGGAGTTAAAATATCTGATAATGATTTATACGAGCTTTATAAATATATAGAAAAAAGAGATAAGCCTACGATTTTATGTTATTTCGGAGATCATTTGCCAGGTGGATTCTCAATGTATAGGACTTACCCATACTATACAAACATGAAAGCTGGAACAAGCAGAAAAGATATGTTTGCAACCCCATATATAATTTGGAGCAACTATAAAGAAAATCCAAAGACTATGAATCTTGGGATAAATGCTCTTTCAGGAGTACTGCTAGATTATGCTGAGGCTACAGTACCTAAATTCTATGGGTACATGGCCGCTCAATATCAAGATCAGAGTATATCGGAGCAAACATATTTTGATATAAAATCAACTTATGAAGACATACAAAAATTTAGAATGAATGAATACCAAATCATGTATGATGATTTATTTGGCAAAAAATATCAAAATGAGAATTAG
- a CDS encoding phosphatidylinositol-specific phospholipase C/glycerophosphodiester phosphodiesterase family protein: protein MKRHIALMLTLLLSLSVPAQVFADTKDDKDNDSKPVAEQTEDDGKIDTYIIEHKIYVSVEDLMNLLQYTKVSPTEYTYENKTIVFDGNNKTVTTNGMSKSIPNGILYYMGKTVISTEAVESAFGKVLTTSNVKMSFNVINKQSETPSAYAWTKNRVIAHALGSVNGVTNSNTLDAMKQSYKSDFRLFEVDLLPTVHGELVASHGFYELLASKYGRPIPEQYSNEIPTKEEFLNFKFNGMYKTIDIEEIVAIMSANPDIYMITDTKITDYAQSSAQFKELVRVCKEVDESVLDRIIPQIYNESMYDAVMSQHKFKSLIYTLYATSATNQQALEFVTAKGIKVVTMPPERINAQDITLFNSYGIKIYTHTINDAEQMKNFKNMGVYGFYTDFITPTQFDSL, encoded by the coding sequence TTGAAAAGACATATAGCATTGATGTTAACCTTATTACTTTCTCTATCAGTTCCAGCTCAAGTTTTTGCAGATACTAAGGATGATAAAGATAATGATAGTAAGCCAGTAGCAGAACAAACTGAAGATGATGGGAAAATAGATACATATATTATTGAACATAAAATATATGTAAGCGTAGAAGATTTAATGAATCTGCTACAGTACACCAAGGTCAGTCCAACAGAATATACATATGAAAATAAAACAATTGTTTTTGATGGAAATAATAAAACTGTAACTACGAATGGAATGAGCAAGAGTATTCCAAATGGAATACTTTATTATATGGGAAAGACTGTAATTAGCACTGAAGCTGTAGAATCTGCTTTTGGGAAGGTTCTTACTACTAGCAATGTGAAGATGAGCTTTAATGTAATAAATAAGCAAAGTGAAACACCATCTGCCTATGCATGGACAAAAAACAGAGTTATAGCACACGCTTTAGGCTCAGTAAATGGAGTTACAAACAGCAATACTCTAGATGCAATGAAGCAAAGCTATAAAAGTGATTTTAGATTATTTGAAGTAGACCTTCTTCCAACTGTTCACGGAGAGCTTGTTGCTAGTCATGGTTTTTATGAGCTTTTAGCTAGCAAATATGGAAGACCAATTCCAGAGCAGTATTCAAACGAAATACCAACTAAAGAAGAATTTTTGAATTTTAAATTTAACGGTATGTATAAAACTATAGATATAGAGGAAATAGTAGCTATAATGAGTGCAAATCCTGATATCTATATGATTACAGATACTAAAATAACTGACTATGCTCAATCTTCAGCTCAGTTTAAAGAGCTTGTTAGAGTGTGTAAAGAAGTGGATGAATCAGTTTTAGATAGAATTATACCTCAAATTTACAATGAGAGTATGTATGATGCAGTTATGAGTCAGCATAAATTTAAATCACTTATCTATACTTTATATGCTACTTCAGCTACAAATCAGCAAGCACTTGAATTTGTAACAGCAAAGGGAATCAAGGTTGTTACTATGCCACCAGAAAGAATTAATGCTCAAGATATAACTCTATTTAATTCTTATGGTATAAAAATATATACACATACTATAAATGATGCTGAGCAAATGAAAAATTTTAAAAATATGGGAGTATATGGTTTTTACACAGATTTTATAACCCCTACACAATTTGATAGCCTATAA
- a CDS encoding type II toxin-antitoxin system PemK/MazF family toxin, whose protein sequence is MSNNITVRRGDIFYADLNPVIGSEQGGTRPVLVVQNDIGNKYSPTIIITAITSQINKAKLPTHIEIKAGNYGLVKDSVVLLEQIRTIDKKRLKEKIGRCDENLMEQIDKLLQVSLGIFEQ, encoded by the coding sequence ATGAGCAATAATATAACAGTCAGAAGAGGAGATATTTTTTATGCCGACCTCAATCCTGTAATAGGATCAGAACAAGGTGGAACCAGACCTGTACTCGTTGTACAAAATGATATAGGTAACAAATATTCTCCGACAATTATAATTACAGCAATAACGTCACAGATTAATAAAGCCAAACTGCCTACTCATATTGAGATTAAGGCAGGGAACTATGGGCTTGTTAAAGATTCGGTAGTTTTATTGGAGCAAATAAGAACCATTGATAAAAAGCGTCTTAAAGAAAAAATTGGACGATGCGATGAAAATCTGATGGAGCAAATTGACAAGTTGCTTCAAGTTAGTTTAGGTATTTTTGAACAATAA
- the alr gene encoding alanine racemase, giving the protein MSHTFRPTWAEINLDHVKANYNNIRKLLKPETKFCAVIKANAYGHGAVQYAKVLDKEGADYFAVAVCEEALELRQNSITKPIMCLGYVPEDRFKDMMQNNVDITIYSYEKAALLSQIAKDNNLNAKIHIKLDSGMSRLGLQCDNEAVDEILKISTLENLEIVGIFTHFALADDKDLSYTHEQYKNYSFVVNELETKGLKIPIKHVCNSAATMMLPEYHLDMVRPGIILYGHYPSDDVDKSKVKLYPAMALKSTVAHVKKLEEGRGISYGHKYRSKENEIIATIPIGYADGFTRMLSGQADVKLNDKMVPVVGRICMDQCMLSLEEEAKVGDQITIFSDEEGMDIERFAQRLGTINYELLCMVQRRVPRIYKEDGKIIKVQDYLI; this is encoded by the coding sequence ATGAGCCATACATTTAGACCGACATGGGCAGAAATCAATCTAGACCATGTGAAAGCAAATTATAATAATATAAGGAAATTGCTTAAACCCGAGACGAAATTTTGTGCAGTAATCAAAGCGAATGCTTATGGACATGGAGCTGTGCAGTATGCAAAGGTTTTAGATAAAGAAGGAGCAGATTATTTTGCTGTTGCAGTTTGTGAAGAAGCTTTAGAGCTAAGACAAAATAGCATCACTAAGCCTATAATGTGCCTAGGCTATGTTCCAGAGGACAGGTTTAAGGATATGATGCAAAACAATGTAGACATCACAATCTACAGCTATGAAAAAGCTGCTTTATTATCTCAAATAGCCAAAGATAATAATCTAAATGCAAAAATACATATTAAGCTAGACAGCGGTATGTCTAGACTTGGGCTTCAATGTGATAATGAAGCAGTAGATGAAATACTTAAGATATCAACCTTAGAAAATTTAGAAATAGTTGGCATTTTCACACATTTTGCACTAGCAGATGACAAAGATTTAAGCTATACTCATGAGCAGTATAAGAATTACAGCTTCGTTGTAAATGAGTTAGAGACTAAAGGACTTAAAATTCCAATAAAACACGTTTGCAACAGCGCTGCAACTATGATGCTACCAGAGTATCATCTAGATATGGTAAGACCTGGAATAATACTTTATGGTCATTATCCATCAGATGATGTAGATAAATCAAAAGTAAAGCTATATCCAGCAATGGCACTTAAAAGCACGGTTGCTCATGTAAAAAAATTGGAAGAGGGCAGAGGGATAAGCTATGGTCATAAATATCGCTCTAAGGAAAATGAAATAATAGCAACGATTCCTATAGGATATGCGGATGGATTTACCAGAATGTTATCTGGACAAGCTGATGTAAAACTAAATGATAAAATGGTGCCAGTAGTTGGGCGTATCTGTATGGACCAGTGCATGCTTTCATTGGAAGAAGAGGCCAAGGTAGGAGACCAGATTACTATATTTTCGGATGAAGAGGGTATGGATATCGAACGTTTTGCGCAAAGACTAGGGACCATAAACTATGAGCTACTGTGTATGGTACAGCGCAGAGTGCCTAGAATATATAAAGAAGATGGAAAGATTATCAAGGTACAAGATTATCTGATTTAG
- the acpS gene encoding holo-ACP synthase produces the protein MIKGIGNDILEIDRIKSAIEKNSRFLTKIYTKSELDYYQAKGQKIETLAGMFCAKEAVSKALGTGFVSFAFTDIEILRASGGKPYVLLHNKAKVALAELGGFNINISISHSKHYAHAVAIID, from the coding sequence ATGATAAAGGGTATTGGAAATGATATCTTGGAAATAGATAGAATAAAGTCAGCTATTGAAAAAAATTCTAGATTCTTAACTAAGATATATACAAAAAGCGAGCTTGATTATTATCAGGCAAAAGGCCAGAAAATTGAAACCTTAGCAGGTATGTTCTGCGCGAAAGAAGCTGTTTCTAAAGCTCTAGGAACTGGATTTGTAAGCTTTGCGTTTACAGATATAGAAATACTAAGAGCTTCAGGAGGAAAGCCATATGTCCTGCTTCATAATAAAGCTAAAGTCGCTCTAGCCGAACTTGGAGGGTTTAATATAAATATAAGCATATCCCATAGCAAGCATTATGCTCATGCAGTTGCTATTATTGATTAG
- the atpC gene encoding ATP synthase F1 subunit epsilon, with protein MATFNLQIVTPDKLFYNEEVDMLVVRTTEGDVGILKGHTDYVASLDIGIIKIKKDGVFKEATIAGGFIQVDKEKTTILTEAAEWPIEIDVERAKKAKELAESIINRKLSEREMDMAEVRLKKALNRIRTAQKD; from the coding sequence ATGGCTACTTTTAACCTTCAGATAGTAACGCCTGATAAACTTTTTTATAACGAAGAAGTCGATATGCTTGTAGTTAGAACAACTGAGGGTGATGTTGGTATACTTAAAGGGCACACAGACTATGTTGCATCACTTGACATCGGAATTATAAAAATAAAAAAAGATGGAGTTTTCAAAGAAGCTACAATAGCTGGAGGCTTTATCCAAGTAGACAAAGAAAAAACTACTATTCTAACAGAAGCAGCTGAGTGGCCCATTGAGATAGATGTTGAAAGAGCTAAGAAAGCTAAGGAATTGGCTGAAAGCATAATTAACAGAAAGCTATCTGAAAGAGAAATGGATATGGCTGAAGTTAGACTTAAAAAGGCTCTTAATAGAATTAGAACAGCTCAAAAAGACTAG